One window from the genome of Papilio machaon chromosome 6, ilPapMach1.1, whole genome shotgun sequence encodes:
- the LOC106721346 gene encoding spermatogenesis associated 6-like protein translates to MPKVIELTVQINVQKVSCPGVWLCQSGRVSLIVFALGTSYQTCMLPPVFPLMFKDVFYFQKRFRETCALNNICCLLKNETIYCELVQWPDSCDSDKCMLLAQYLGALNDILFPPNTCFTDGVDLLMRRTKDFPGILSPKIEISTKVRIDEILNQKIKVTNGSVCNCEPRPNSDGSRQKPVCHSPLYHKARCYGRGPFTNVRSRSRSIETKSCASFQPKESGYVSNSRTSDLNMKLGESVSASLPEDERIQRLLVDSRYIEEPRGGGGRGRTHHPHRPIPRQPCVCDICLRYHQLFHSDSGDS, encoded by the exons atgccAAAAGTTATAGAGTTAACAGTTCAAATCAACGTACAAAAG GTATCATGTCCCGGTGTATGGTTATGCCAGTCCGGCCGAGTGTCTCTTATTGTGTTTGCACTGGGCACAAGCTATCAGACATGTATGCTGCCGCCTGTCTTCCCGCTCATGTTCAAAGACGTCTTCTACTTTCAGAAGCGATTTAGGGAAACATGTGCtctaaacaatatttgttgctTATTAA aaaatgaaacaatataCTGTGAGTTGGTGCAATGGCCTGATAGCTGTGATTCAGACAAGTGTATGTTGTTGGCGCAATACTTAGGTGCTCTCAACGATATCTTGTTCCCGCCCAACACATGTTTCACTGATGGGGTGGATCTACTCATGCGAAGGACTAAAGACTTTcct gGCATCTTATCaccaaaaatagaaatatctaCCAAAGTTCGTATTGACGAAATATTGAATCAGAAGATTAAAGTGACCAATGGGTCCGTATGTAACTGCGAGCCGAGACCAAATTCTGACGGCTCTAGACAAAAACCTGTCTGTCACTCACCATTATATCACAA GGCCAGGTGCTACGGTAGAGGTCCGTTCACAAACGTCAGATCGCGGTCTCGGTCAATAGAGACGAAATCTTGCGCCAGTTTCCAACCGAAAGAATCGGGCTACGTTTCAaa CTCAAGAACCAGCGatctaaatatgaaattaggCGAGTCCGTGAGCGCATCACTGCCAGAAGATGAGCGCATACAGCGTCTACTGGTGGACAGCCGCTACATCGAGGAGCCCCGCGGAGGAGGGGGGCGCGGCCGCACCCACCACCCGCACCGCCCCATCCCCCGCCAGCCCTGCGTCTGCGACATCTGCCTCAGGTACCACCAGCTCTTCCACTCTGATTCCGGTGATAGTTGA
- the LOC106721343 gene encoding cryptochrome-1, translating into MSASKVPSVVHWFRLDLRLHDNLTLRNAINEAENRKHVLRPIYFLNPEKINNSGINRLRFLLQSLQDLDDNLRKLNTRLYVFKGKAVDCLPNLFKQWQVTFLTSQVDIDPEIVEQDEAIEKIAEKLDIFIVKRVQHTVYDCNAVLRKNNGSVPMTYQKFLSLVQDIQVKEVIEINKQISDCCKALDFDCKDFDVPSLDEIAIDGSNLSECKYPGGETEALKRLDMYMSRKEWVCKFEKPNSSPNSIEPSTTVLSPYLSHGCLSSKLFYHRLKQVENGRPHTMPPVSLLGQLMWREFYYTAGAGTENFDKMIGNKICTQIPWGKNPEHLKAWAEGITGYPFVDAIMRQLKQEGWIHHLARHMVACFLTRGDLWISWEEGAKVFENYLLDYDWSLNAGNWMWLSASAFFYKYFRVYSPIAFGKKTDKDGLYIRKYVPELKKYPSEYIYEPWKAPKSIQTTAGCVIGVGYPKRIVEHDKIHKENIQKMSLAYKVNKERKAMKRPRS; encoded by the exons atgtcagCATCTAAGGTTCCGTCAGTTGTGCATTGGTTTCGCTTAGATTTACGTCTTCATGATAACCTTACACTTAGAAATGCAATTAACGAA GCTGAAAATCGAAAACATGTTCTTAGGCCTATCTACTTTTTAAATCctgaaaaaattaacaattccGGAATTAACAGACTACGATTTCTTTTACAAAGTTTACAAGATTTAGACGACAACTTACGGAAGTTAAATACACGcttgtatgtttttaaaggTAAAGCAGTGGATTGTCTGCcaaatttgtttaaacaatggcaagttacatttttaacttcaCAAGTAGACATTGACCCAGAAATAGTAGAGCAAGATGAAGCTATAGAAAAGATTGCTGAAAAATTGGACATCTTTATTGTTAAACGTGTTCAACATACAGTATATGATTGTAATGCTGTTTTAAGAAAGAATAATGGATCTGTACCAATGACATATCAAAAGTTTCTTTCATTGGTACAGGATATACAAGTTAAAGAAGTAATagaaatcaataaacaaatatcagATTGTTGTAAAGCACTGGACTTTGATTGTAAAGACTTTGATGTCCCATCTCTGGATGAAATTGCTATTGATGGATCAAATTTATCCGAATGTAAATATCCAGGTGGAGAAACTGAAGCATTAAAAAGACTTGACATGTATATGTCAAGAAAAGAGTGGGtttgtaaatttgaaaaaccTAATTCTTCACCAAATAGCATTGAACCCAGCACTACAGTTTTGAGTCCATATTTAAGTCATGGATGTCTTTCATCAAAACTATTTTATCACAGACTTAAACAAGTTGAAAATGGAAGGCCTCACACAATGCCCCCTGTCTCACTTTTGGGACAGTTAATGTGGCGAGAATTTTATTACACTGCAGGTGCAGGCACTgaaaattttgacaaaatgattggtaataaaatttgtacacAAATTCCTTGGGGAAAAAACCCTGAACACTTAAAAGCTTGGGCAGAAGGCATTACAGGCTATCCATTTGTTGATGCTATTATGCGTCAATTAAAACAAGAAGGTTGGATACACCATTTGGCTAGACATATGGTTGCATGTTTTTTAACAAGAGGTGATTTATGGATTTCTTGGGAGGAAGGGGCTAAGGTGTTTGAAAATTATCTTCTTGATTATGATTGGTCATTAAATGCTGGCAATTGGATGTGGTTATCTGCATCAgcttttttctataaatattttagagtATATAGCCCTATTGCATTTGGGAAGAAGACTGATAAAGATGGTCTTTATATAAGAAAGTATGTCCCAGAATTGAAGAAATATCCCTCTGAATACATTTATGAACCATGGAAGGCACCAAAATCTATTCAAACAACAGCTGGTTGTGTCATAGGTGTTGGGTATCCTAAAAGAATAGTTGAACATgataaaatacacaaagaaaacatacaaaaaatgtcACTAGCATATAAGGTAAATAAAGAAAGGAAAGCTATGAAGAGACCGAGATCTTAA